A section of the Cygnus olor isolate bCygOlo1 chromosome 14, bCygOlo1.pri.v2, whole genome shotgun sequence genome encodes:
- the LOC121077696 gene encoding protocadherin gamma-A2-like, producing MSSRRVAADLPRERTRDAEEAQDCSCCVRLRVSLLVKAGLPGPRQKGRGVSKPGQAVRDEARREERGERGDGSGPERESGSRRPVWETTAREGRWGRRQRVLLCCALVAAWEAAWGQLRYSVPEELPKGSFVGDVAKDLALQLAALRDRGAHILDRGRTRYFALPANSGHLVTAERLDREQLCRLVERCVLHCEVIVEGEMKVYGIEVEITDINENAPSFGYADMELRKSVTTTPGSRFSLADSHDSDVGVNSLQSYELSGDEHFSLSV from the coding sequence ATGAGCAGCAGGCGAGTAGCAGCGGACCTGCCGCGCGAGCGAACACGGGACGCTGAAGAGGCACAAGATTGCAGTTGTTGTGTGAGGCTGCGAGTGTCGCTGTTGGTTAAGGCTGGGCTACCAGGTCCAAGGCAAAAGGGGCGCGGGGTCAGTAAGCCCGGACAGGCTGTTCGGGACGAGGCTCGGCGGGAGGAACGCGGAGAACGCGGGGACGGCTCTGGGCCTGAAAGGGAGAGCGGGAGCCGGAGACCGGTCTGGGAAACGACGGCGAGAGAAGGGCGCTGGGGCCGGAGGCAGcgagtgctgctgtgctgcgCGCTGGTGGCGGCGTGGGAGGCGGCGTGGGGGCAGCTGCGCTACTCGGTGCCCGAGGAGCTGCCTAAGGGCTCTTTCGTGGGCGACGTGGCCAAGGACCTGGCGCTGCAGCTGGCGGCGCTCCGCGACCGCGGCGCCCACATACTGGACCGAGGTAGGACGCGGTATTTCGCTCTGCCTGCGAACAGCGGCCACCTGGTGACGGCGGAGAGGCTAGATAGAGAGCAGCTGTGCCGGCTGGTGGAGCGATGCGTGCTGCATTGCGAAGTGATCGTGGAGGGCGAGATGAAGGTCTACGGCATCGAAGTAGAAATCACAGATATTAACGAAAACGCGCCAAGCTTCGGATATGCAGATATGGAACTGAGAAAGAGCGTGACGACAACTCCAGGGTCGCGGTTTTCCCTGGCCGATTCTCACGACTCGGACGTGGGAGTGAATTCCTTGCAGAGCTACGAGCTGAGCGGCGACGAGCACTTCTCGCTGTCCGTGTAG